A region from the Gigantopelta aegis isolate Gae_Host unplaced genomic scaffold, Gae_host_genome scaffold71, whole genome shotgun sequence genome encodes:
- the LOC121367235 gene encoding uncharacterized protein LOC121367235 — protein sequence MDSRQDTESSFDFYPNDLDSYSSESDTSDDPDNDHEEWKDKPIVLKESQHVGQSDRSVTHEDRQDRKPPNHDSLIDSDVSSDSDEWYSCSSGTEMDTGEDKVKQTPSKKSLHKDRRIATSAPEVTKGTDESFGNSLLKNVKLTTSSMMCDFSPSKFVVTAATREAMRIIERHGVVTVTGQSGSGKTQIALYLLTELSKNGCVPLILNDAFQWDLIPHNKRYVILIDDILGKTNLSSVLKDLWSQKFRAMHSRISSGNICLIMTSRSNIYANCSDSLEVEVELFGRGKHISLCDDKHKLSADEKENIMFSILRSSLGCTVNVSKADIKRVAAQCEIGIGFPQCCAFYASCEAAQKRKMKYFEKPLEFLNSQLKVMQRTDPLAYLALLILMFKNGTVQTSLLNPNEKDAEVANIIRNCSETLDIQGRVTLGNIHDKLDMMIGVYVTYRKATASFHFSHQSIADAVFIKFCKRYIETGLQLCTLEQLNEYVRSEVDSTNESLFVHVEHASFEFLAKRLTEEMLNGNMNSILCHPSFEDFIFVKYLLHESWHKKTVLQILSFNNGRRFIRTKLIFSKSMQYYIARNVQKGEYSFSLEPTDLYFEYDNFICHLIMKGLDCLAMGLIGKAKILLNKTKYNVLMRKALECSVFLGNEDLIAFCVDNDDSFVTEKCLELSCYSLLENSQITKSIHNIMNPKLLTLDTLDTLLRLCLQKGKLETASFLITATAKFHGRWRVLHWAVTQILLQHHLPFLQFTEEQFKVDIISSDKAMFFPILSRLLQEISDCFEEDNEKPLWRPEIIALLLSSGCYAAWDRIFKLWFSDSLYIGMILVSDIYEVTDGLKQLETFVLQYLKDVEHANQVNTNVFCLSVETLLQYVLETNPAITNLYELQLPLTVANNMSTKEYLLEKRVNDSRLELFAIRIADSVNPIASMVNTNNLSVSIVKFLLILFLSLAASLSVRLVDTWFGSQSRHGIFNPDTDSKP from the exons ATGGATTCGAGACAAGACACGGAGAGCAGTTTTGACTTTTATCCAAATGATTTGGATTCCTATTCAAGTGAGTCAGATACCAGTGACGATCCTGACAATGACCACGAGGAATGGAAAGACAAACCAATCGTATTAAAGGAAAGTCAACATGTAGGTCAGTCAGATAGATCTGTTACACATGAAGATCGTCAAGACAGAAAACCACCAAATCATGATTCTTTGATCGATTCGGATGTATCAAGTGACTCAGATGAGTGGTATTCTTGTTCCAGCGGGACAGAGATGGACACTGGAGAGGATAAAGTGAAACAGACTCCATCAAAGAAGAGTTTGCATAAAGACAGAAG aaTTGCCACATCTGCACCTGAAGTCACCAAAGGCACAGATGAAA gtTTTGGGAACAGTTTACTGAAAAATGTAAAAC TAACAACTAGCAGTATGATGTGCGACTTCAGTCCAAGTAAATTCGTCGTAACTGCTGCCACAAGAGAAGCAATGAGAATAATAGAACGCCATGGTGTGGTGACCGTGACCGGGCAGAGTGGATCTGGAAAGACACAAATTGCACTTTACCTCCTGACAGAACTTTCCAAGAATGGCTGTGTTCCGCTGATCCTAAATGATGCATTTCAGTGGGACCTCATTCCACACAACAAGAGATATGTCATTCTAATCGACGACATCCTTGGAAAGACGAACCTCTCATCTGTTCTTAAAGATTTATGGAGTCAGAAGTTTCGTGCTATGCATAGCCGGATTTCATCAGGAAACATCTGCCTTATAATGACATCTCGGTCAAATATATATGCAAACTGTTCTGATTCACTTGAAGTTGAAGTTGAATTATTTGGGAGAGGGAAACATATTTCTCTCTGTGATGACAAGCACAAGCTTTCTGCAGatgaaaaggaaaatattatgttttctaTCCTGAGGAGTTCACTTGGCTGCACGGTAAACGTATCCAAAGCAGATATTAAGAGAGTAGCAGCTCAGTGTGAAATTGGGATTGGTTTCCCTCAGTGCTGTGCGTTTTATGCATCCTGTGAAGCAGCGCAAAAACGAAAGATGAAATATTTCGAAAAGCCTTTGGAATTCTTGAATTCTCAATTAAAGGTCATGCAGCGTACAGACCCATTAGCTTATCTCGCTTTGTTAATTCTTATGTTCAAGAACGGAACCGTTCAAACAAGCCTACTGAATCCAAACGAGAAAGATGCTGAAGTGGCCAACATTATTCGAAACTGCTCAGAAACGCTTGATATCCAGGGACGTGTTACTCTAGGGAACATTCACGACAAACTGGACATGATGATTGGTGTGTATGTAACATACAGAAAAGCCACAGCTTCCTTTCACTTCTCTCACCAGTCAATCGCAGATGCTGTATTTATTAAGTTCTGTAAACGGTACATAGAAACCGGATTGCAGCTTTGTACTTTAGAACAACTTAACGAATATGTTAGAAGTGAGGTTGATTCTACCAACGAATCCTTGTTTGTCCATGTGGAACACGCTAGCTTTGAATTCCTGGCAAAACGACTAACAGAGGAAATGCTAAACGGAAACATGAATTCTATTCTTTGTCATCCTTCATTTGAGGATttcatttttgttaaatatttgctCCATGAAAGTTGGCATAAAAAGACCGTTTTACAAATACTCAGTTTTAACAATGGCCGCAGATTTATTAGAACAAAACTTATTTTCAGCAAAAGTATGCAGTACTACATCGCCAGGAACGTCCAAAAGGGGGAATATTCATTTTCCCTAGAACCCACTGACCTGTATTTTGagtatgataattttatttgtcatttGATAATGAAGGGCTTGGATTGTTTGGCAATGGGGTTAATTGGCAAGGCCAAAATACTTCTTAACAAAACGAAATACAATGTGCTGATGCGTAAAGCTTTGGAATGCAGTGTATTTTTGGGAAATGAAGATTTAATAGCATTTTGTGTAGATAATGATGATTCCTTTGTTACGGAAAAGTGTCTGGAACTTTCTTGTTATTCATTACTTGAAAACTCACAAATAACTAAATCTATCCACAATATTATGAATCCGAAACTGCTAACACTAGACACGCTTGATACACTTTTGCGTCTTTGCTTACAAAAGGGAAAACTGGAAACAGCTTCGTTTCTGATAACAGCTACAGCCAAATTCCATGGACGGTGGAGAGTACTGCACTGGGCCGTTACTCAGATTTTACTCCAACACCATCTCCCATTTCTGCAATTCACAGAAGAACAGTTTAAAGTCGATATCATTTCATCTGATAAAGCTATGTTTTTCCCTATTCTCTCTCGTCTTCTTCAGGAGATATCAGACTGCTTTGAAGAGGATAATGAAAAACCTCTGTGGAGGCCAGAAATTATAGCCTTATTGTTATCAAGTGGTTGTTATGCTGCCTGGGACAGAATATTTAAGTTATGGTTTTCTGATTCACTCTACATTGGAATGATTTTGGTTTCTGACATTTACGAGGTCACAGATGGCTTAAAACAATTGGAAACGTTTGTACTTCAGTACTTAAAAGATGTCGAACATGCTAACCAGGTAAATACAAATGTGTTCTGCTTGAGTGTTGAAACACTGCTGCAATATGTACTGGAGACAAACCCTGCAATTACGAATCTTTATGAGCTTCAACTTCCATTAACTGTTGCTAACAACATGTCCACAAAAGAATATCTTTTAGAGAAGAGGGTAAATGATTCCCGTTTAGAATTATTTGCAATACGAATAGCAGACTCTGTGAATCCCATTGCTAGTATGGTTAATACTAATAATTTGAGTGTATCAATAGTGAAGTTCCTACTTATTCTCTTTCTCAGTCTGGCGGCCAGCCTCAGTGTTAGGCTGGTAGAtacttggttcggatcccagtcgaggcatgggatttttaatccagataccgactccaaaccctga
- the LOC121367234 gene encoding LOW QUALITY PROTEIN: millepora cytotoxin-1-like (The sequence of the model RefSeq protein was modified relative to this genomic sequence to represent the inferred CDS: substituted 1 base at 1 genomic stop codon), with translation MYGRRLLKAADESIKDYSSYVLRFLCLVGSAHCWLNWWDRPFTFMCPSGQSVRRINSYHSNYYEDTLFNWQCDWDDYVNGFDXPLLFQCANNGVITGIGSYHSDTAEDRRFKFRFCSIPGGLGLTTQMSSTEINVKLTNFK, from the exons atgtaCGGCAGACGTCTACTCAAGGCAGCCGACGAATCGATCAAGGattattcaag ctATGTGTTGCGGTTTTTGTGTCTCGTTGGCAGCGCCCACTGCTGGCTAAACTGGTGGGATCGACCATTTACTTTCATGTGTCCATCTGGTCAAAGTGTGAGACGCATAAACAGTTACCATAGCAACTATTACGAGGATACT CTGTTCAACTGGCAATGTGATTGGGACG ATTATGTTAACGGTTTCGACTAGCCGCTACTGTTCCAATGCGCAAACAATGGAGTCATCACCGGAATCGGCAGTTACCATAGCGACACGGCGGAGGATAGACGTTTCAAGTTCCGTTTCTGCTCAATCCCAGGTgggttaggtctcactacacagatgtcatctacCGAAATCAATGTTAAATTGACCAACTTCAAATGA